The genome window GACCTCGTCCTGGGAAAGGACGACGCTCGAGAGCACCTTGCGTCCGCCGTCGAGCACGGCGGCGGCGGTCTCGTCGCAGGAGGTCTCGATGCCGAGCACGATCATGATTTACTCAGCCCTCGCCTCACGGCTTCGCCCTTCGGCTCGAACCGCCACACCAGCGGGATCGACCCAGCTCTCGCCTCGCGGCGGCCACCGCCGCCTCTCAGCTCGAACAGCGGGCATCGTCTCAGCTCGCAAGTCAACTACTTGGCCAGCTGGGAGACGGGCACGAGGCGGATGCCGCGGGCCTCCCAGCGCGAGACGTACTCGCGCAGGAGCCGCGCCGTCAGCGGATGCCCGTGCGCGATGACGATCACCTCGCCGCGGCGCTCCGCCCACCAGGCGACCTCGTCCCACCGCACGCGGTCGCCGGCCTCGCCGGCCGCGTGGTCGACGACAATCTGCCGCCGCCCGGCGCGGAGCCCCAGCGCCTTGGCCTCGTCGTAGGCGACGGAGAGGTTGCTCGCGAGCCCGTCCACCAGGAAGAGGCGCCGCCCCGCCAGCACCTCCAGCACCGTGCGCATGCGTGTCCTATCCTCGGTCATCCGCGAGCCCATGTGGTTGGTCACGCCCACGGCGCCCGGCACGCTCGCCAGATGCGCGCCGACCTGCGCCTGCAGCTCCTGCGGGCCCATCGCCATCAGCAGCGCGCCGGGGCCCGGATCCACTTCGGGGAAGCGGTACGGCTCCATGGGAAGGTCGAGGATGACCTCCATCCCCGCCTGCGCGGCTTCGCGCGCCGTCCACTCGGACAGCGGCAGACCCGGCAGGATGGCCACTGTCAGCGGCCGCCGTATGTCCCGGAGCGGGTCAAAGACATCGCGCCGGGCGCCGAGATTGTCGATGATGACGGCCACGCGCGGCGCGCTCACCGGACCCGGCCCCGCCTGGGGGGCCGGCGGCGCCGGCGAGGCGGGCTGCGCCGGGCGCGGGTCCCGAAGCTTTGGGGCCGCGGGGGCCCGCAAGGGCGTTGCGGGAGCCGGCAACGACAACCACGGCAGGCCGAAAAGGCTCACCTCGCCGCGGCGGGACTGCCACTGGTCGAGCCCCACCACGGCGACCAGCAGGACCGCGATGAGACCGGCGAGAGCCGTCCAGACTCGCGCCGGCATGCCGCCCGATCAGCGCGCCGAGGTCTGCGCCGGCGCGCCCGCCGGACGGGTCGTCTTGTCCAGGATCTTCATCCCCTTGAGCAGGTCGAGCGCGCGCTGCAGCTGCGGGTCGCGCTTGAGCTGGTCCATGAGACGCGCCTGCTCGTCGAGCGGCGGCTGCTGCGGCTGCACCTCGGGCGTCTGGCCCGCAGCGGGCTTGGGCGCCTCCACGATGATGTCCGGCGTGATGCCCTTGCCGTGGATGGAGCGACCCTTGGGGGTGTAGTACTTCGCGGTCGTGAGCCTGAGTCCCGAGCCGTCGGAGAGCGGGATGATCGTCTGCACGGAGCCCTTGCCGAAGCTCTGCGTCCCCAGCACCACCGCGCGCCCCCAGTCCTGGAGCGCCCCTGCCACGATCTCGGAGGCCGAGGCGCTGCCCTGGTTGACGAGGATGACGATGGGGAAGTCCGAGTAGATGCGCTTGCCGCTCGCCTGGAAGCGCATGTTCTGGGTCCGCACGCGCCCCTCGGTGTACACGATCAGCTTCCCGGGCTCGAGGAACTTCTCGCTCACCTCGACGGATGACGTCAGGAGCCCGCCCGGGTTGTTGCGCAGGTCGAGCACCAGCCCCTCGATCTTCTTGCCCTTGGAGTACTTCTCGAGCGCGGTCTCGATGTCAGTGCCCGTCTGCTCCTGGAACTGGCGCAGCCTGATGTACTCGATGCCGGGCTCGAGCTCCGCGCTCTTGACGGACTGGACCCGGATCTGCTCGCGGATGATCGTGAAATCCTTCGGCTCCGTCCACCCCTCGCGGATCAGGCTGATGACGATCTTGCTGCCCGGCTTGCCGCGCATGCGCTTGACGGCGTCGGTCAGCTGCATGTCCTTGGTCGAGATGCCCTCGATCTTCACGATGCGGTCGCCGGGTTGGACGCCGGCGCGGTAGGCGGGCGTGCCCTCGATGGGGGTGACGACGGTGAGGACGTCGTCACGCAGCGTGATCTCGATCCCCAGGCCCCCGAAGCTGCCCGAGGTCTCCACCTGCATCTCGCGGTACATCTCGGGGTCGAGGAAGGAGGAGTGCGGGTCGAGGCCCCTGAGCGTGCCCTTGATGGCGCTGTAGATGATCTCTTTGGGGGGCAGCTCGTCGACGTACTGGCTCTGGATGATCGACAGCACCTCGGTGAAGAGGTGCAGGTTCTCGTAGGTCGCCGCCTGCTCGTTGCTCTTGCTGGCCACCCCGCCGCCCAGCGACAGGGTGAGCAGGAGCAGGACCGCCGCGATCATTACCGCCTTCTTCACGTGCCGAAGCGAGCCCATCGTGGTCTCCTTGGTCCTGCTATTTGTCCCCTACCCTCGGGGTCTGAGCCATTGAGCGGGGTCCTGGGGCTTCCCCTGGTAGCGCACCTCGAAATAGAGGCGCGGCCCCTGGAGTGAGCCCGTGTCCCCGACCGTGCCGATCACCTGTCCCTGTCTGACGTCGTCCCCCTCGGCCACCTTCATGTCGGCGACGTGAGCGTAGAGCGTGTAGTACTCGCTGCCGTGGTCCACGATAATCAGGTTCCCGTACCCCCGGAACCAGCCCGTGTAGAGCACGTGGCCCGGGAAGACGACGTGGACATTCGACCCCTCGCCGGCGTCGATGTCGATCCCGTTCCGGAACGTCTTCGTCCCGAAGCGCGGGTTGACGCGCGTGCCGTACTCCTCGACAACCCGCCCTGGCGCGGGCCACTCCAGCCGCCCGCGCATCGCCCCCAGCCCCACTCCCGGCGTGCCCTCACCGGGCGTCGCCTTCGGCGGCTTCGAAGAGGGCGGCGGGATCTTCGCGACCCGCCGCTTCTCCTGGAGGTCCCGGATGAAGGCCTCCAGGCGCCGCGTGGCTTCGCTGAGCTCCCCGACCATCCGGTCGTGGTACGCCCGCTCGTCCCTGACCCGCGCGAGCAGCGCCCGCCGCTTGGCCACCTCGCGGTCCGCCTCGGCCCGCTCGCCCTCCGCCTCGGTCCGGAGAGCCGACATCTCCCCGCGGCGGGCCTCCAGCCTGCTCCTCCGGTCCATCAAACCCTCGGAAGTTACACGATACTCTTGAATCATCCGGGCGTCCACCGTCGCGAGCGTGGTCAGGTGGCGAAGGCGCACGGCTTGGGCGATCGGGTCGTCGCCCGAGAGGAGGACGGGCAGCGCCCCACCCTGGACCTGCATCCGGTACATCGCGCGCAGGCGTTGGGCCATGGCGTCTTCCTGTCCCGAGCGCATGTTCTCGAGGCGGGCGATATCGCGCTGGAAGTCGCCCATCTCGGCCTGGGTGTGCCTGATCCGCCCGTCGAGCAGCGCGACCTGCTTGCGCTTGTCGTTCAGCCGCCGGTCGATCGTCTCGAGCTCTGAGAGGATGCCGGCTTCGCGCTTGCGCGCCTCCGCAGCCTTGGTGCGCTCCTCCTTGAGGCGCTTCTGCGCCTGCTGGAGCGCGCGCTCCTTCTCGTTGAGGTCCGCGCCGTCCTTCTTCTGCTGTCCCGTCGCAGGCAACGCGAGAGCCAGCACGAGGAACAGGAGCGCCGGCGCGGACCGGGAGGCGCGCATCACACCGTCACCCGGCCGCGGGCCAGGAGGCCGCCCAGCGCGCCCAGGAGGGCGCCGCCCGCGATCAGGAACAGGATCTGCGGCAGCGAGAGGAAGACCGCGCGGGCCAGGCCCAAGGTCAGCTGCAGCAGCGGCGCGAGCCGTGGCGCCCCGACGGCAAAGGCCGCCTCGAGCAGAGCCAGCGCTACGACGGCGCCCAGCAGGCCCTGGACCATGCCCTGCAGAAGCTGCGGGAGCCGGATGACGGATTCGCTCGCGCCGACGAGCCGCATGATCTCCGTCTCCGCGCGGCGCGCGTGCAGGACCAGCGTGGTCGCGGTTGTCACCGTCAGGATGGCGGCCAGCGCCAGCACGGCTCCCACGGCAAGGCCTACGACCTGGAAGAGACGCTGCCAACGGGCGAGGCCCTCGACCCATTCCGCACCGCCCTGGACTTCCTCGGCCTCGGAGAAGACGGCGAGCCGACCGGCGAGCGCGCGAGTAGCCTCAGGAGTGGTGGAGCCTTCGGCCGGCGTCACCTCGAGCGAGGCCGGCAGCGGGTTGCGCGGCAGGTGATCGACGACGCCGGCCTGGGAGCCGAGCGACTGGCGCAGCGAGCGGAGCGCCTCGGCCTTCCCGACGTAGCGCACGCGCTGGACGCCGTCGAGCGCTTCGACGCGGCGGGTAAGGTCGGCGAGGGCGGCGGTCGAGGGCTCTTCCCGGAGAAAGACCACCACCCTGACGCGGTCGCGCCACTGCCCGACGGCCCGCCCGAGGTTCAAGGACAGCAGCCAGAAGCCGCCCAGCGCCGTCAGCGAGAGCGTGATGAGCAGGATGGCGCTGACACCGACGCGGCCCGCGCGCCGGAGATCCACGAGGGCCTCGCTGACGATGAAGCTCAGCATCTGGGGCTCAGCATCTGGGGCTCATCCCTCGTCCTTGACCAAGACGCCGCCTTCGAGCCTCAGGGTCCGGCGCTTGAGCTGAGCGGCCAATCGCGCCTGGTGAGTCGCGAAGAGCACCGTGGTGCCGCGGCTCGAGATGTCCTTGATCAGGTCGAGGATCTCGCGAGCCATTGCCTCGTCCAGGTTGCCCGTCGGCTCGTCTGCCAGCAGGAGCGCCGGGGATTTCACGATCGCCCGCGCGAGGGCGGCCCGCTGGGCCTCGCCCTGCGAAAGCTGCGCCGGGTAGGCCTGGGCTCGCGAGGAGAGGCCGACGGCCTTGAGCGCCTGGAAGGCCCTGGGCGTGATGTCACGGCGCTCGGTGCCCAGGACGCGCAGGACGAAGGCGATGTTCTCGAAGACGGTGCGGCCCGAGAGGAGCTTGGCGTCCTGGAAGACGATGCCGAGCGAGCGCCGGAGGAGCGGGACTTCCCGACGGCGCAGCGCCATGACGTCGAAGCCGGCGACCTCGATCTCGCCGTCCGAGGCCTGCTCGTCGGCGTAGAGGAGGCGAAGGAGCGTCGTCTTGCCGGCCCCGCTGGCGCCCGAGAGGACGACGAACTCGCCCTTCTCGACGGCGAACGAGATGTCACTGAGGGCCGGCAGCTTCATCGGCCCGCTTTCGAAGACCTTGCAGACCCGGTGGAGCCGTATCATAGGGCTCCGCCCATTCTATCTAACCCTTCAGAGTTTCGATAGTTTTTCGGCCAGAAGTGAGTTCACGACACCGGGGCTCGCCTTGCCCACTGTAGCCTTCATGACCTGCC of Candidatus Methylomirabilota bacterium contains these proteins:
- a CDS encoding permease-like cell division protein FtsX; the encoded protein is MLSFIVSEALVDLRRAGRVGVSAILLITLSLTALGGFWLLSLNLGRAVGQWRDRVRVVVFLREEPSTAALADLTRRVEALDGVQRVRYVGKAEALRSLRQSLGSQAGVVDHLPRNPLPASLEVTPAEGSTTPEATRALAGRLAVFSEAEEVQGGAEWVEGLARWQRLFQVVGLAVGAVLALAAILTVTTATTLVLHARRAETEIMRLVGASESVIRLPQLLQGMVQGLLGAVVALALLEAAFAVGAPRLAPLLQLTLGLARAVFLSLPQILFLIAGGALLGALGGLLARGRVTV
- a CDS encoding S41 family peptidase; this translates as MGSLRHVKKAVMIAAVLLLLTLSLGGGVASKSNEQAATYENLHLFTEVLSIIQSQYVDELPPKEIIYSAIKGTLRGLDPHSSFLDPEMYREMQVETSGSFGGLGIEITLRDDVLTVVTPIEGTPAYRAGVQPGDRIVKIEGISTKDMQLTDAVKRMRGKPGSKIVISLIREGWTEPKDFTIIREQIRVQSVKSAELEPGIEYIRLRQFQEQTGTDIETALEKYSKGKKIEGLVLDLRNNPGGLLTSSVEVSEKFLEPGKLIVYTEGRVRTQNMRFQASGKRIYSDFPIVILVNQGSASASEIVAGALQDWGRAVVLGTQSFGKGSVQTIIPLSDGSGLRLTTAKYYTPKGRSIHGKGITPDIIVEAPKPAAGQTPEVQPQQPPLDEQARLMDQLKRDPQLQRALDLLKGMKILDKTTRPAGAPAQTSAR
- a CDS encoding peptidoglycan DD-metalloendopeptidase family protein, which gives rise to MRASRSAPALLFLVLALALPATGQQKKDGADLNEKERALQQAQKRLKEERTKAAEARKREAGILSELETIDRRLNDKRKQVALLDGRIRHTQAEMGDFQRDIARLENMRSGQEDAMAQRLRAMYRMQVQGGALPVLLSGDDPIAQAVRLRHLTTLATVDARMIQEYRVTSEGLMDRRSRLEARRGEMSALRTEAEGERAEADREVAKRRALLARVRDERAYHDRMVGELSEATRRLEAFIRDLQEKRRVAKIPPPSSKPPKATPGEGTPGVGLGAMRGRLEWPAPGRVVEEYGTRVNPRFGTKTFRNGIDIDAGEGSNVHVVFPGHVLYTGWFRGYGNLIIVDHGSEYYTLYAHVADMKVAEGDDVRQGQVIGTVGDTGSLQGPRLYFEVRYQGKPQDPAQWLRPRG
- a CDS encoding ATP-binding cassette domain-containing protein, which codes for MIRLHRVCKVFESGPMKLPALSDISFAVEKGEFVVLSGASGAGKTTLLRLLYADEQASDGEIEVAGFDVMALRRREVPLLRRSLGIVFQDAKLLSGRTVFENIAFVLRVLGTERRDITPRAFQALKAVGLSSRAQAYPAQLSQGEAQRAALARAIVKSPALLLADEPTGNLDEAMAREILDLIKDISSRGTTVLFATHQARLAAQLKRRTLRLEGGVLVKDEG
- a CDS encoding divergent polysaccharide deacetylase family protein, with the translated sequence MPARVWTALAGLIAVLLVAVVGLDQWQSRRGEVSLFGLPWLSLPAPATPLRAPAAPKLRDPRPAQPASPAPPAPQAGPGPVSAPRVAVIIDNLGARRDVFDPLRDIRRPLTVAILPGLPLSEWTAREAAQAGMEVILDLPMEPYRFPEVDPGPGALLMAMGPQELQAQVGAHLASVPGAVGVTNHMGSRMTEDRTRMRTVLEVLAGRRLFLVDGLASNLSVAYDEAKALGLRAGRRQIVVDHAAGEAGDRVRWDEVAWWAERRGEVIVIAHGHPLTARLLREYVSRWEARGIRLVPVSQLAK